DNA sequence from the Falco peregrinus isolate bFalPer1 chromosome 1, bFalPer1.pri, whole genome shotgun sequence genome:
ttggatttttttaatttaaaattgcttaGCTAACCTTAGTGTTCTCTGTAGAAAAATGGTATTACTGTCAATTTTTAACAgtactggttttaaaaaaaaaatcttccataaAAAATTTACAGAATTGTTCTTTCAATTATATATTATAGTATCCTGCTTgattatatttatttcaatttgtTAAAATCATGAAGTTAATATTTCTTTAGCTTACTAAATAATAGTGACTCTGGACTCCTTATTATCTGACTTCAAGTAGtgctactgtgaagaaaagaaTGAGCTCAGAAGTAAAACGTGTAGGTGCATTTAAGAGGTACAAATTGTGGTTTTATGTAGCTATTTAGCTTAAAATTAGAGGAAACAAATGATAAAAGGCTTGACTGGAAGTGGGCTGGCATgggaaaaaattactgaatgtGTGTTAGAGACTGCCCTGAAATTGAGTATTTTGTCTGTATCACAGACGTGGTTTATGATGCTTAGTCAAGTTAATACAGTTTCatgttgttttctgtgtcttcCGAAAGGCTGTGATGATCAGCACTGACCATTTTATACCAAAGATTTTTTGTAGGTTTTAAAcgttttttggaaaaaaataatttatatgttAAGGTGGTATGTAATGCAAAGTGGCAACATGCTCTGTATTACATCTTAAACGAGCATTAGTTTAATGTAGAAGATACCTTGCTTCTTATCATTTTAGAATTATATTTGGATAATAGGTGGGAAACTGCTAGATACCTAAATTGACCTAATTTGGTCAAATGAAATTTGTATGTAGGTAAGTAGTTGCTGACTGCTTTGTTAATTAAGGTAGCACCATGAAAGCACAGGTTTTAAGTGTGCCTGCTAGGCTTCATAGCAGGGTAATAAGGTAAATTTGGCTAACTTTTTAATACATAGTAAGGAAAGGCTTAAAGTTATAGAACACTGTTTTTGCTtatacatgtgtatgtatatgttaCATGATGTAAAAATGAGAAGTTGAAAGGAAGATCTGCATCTTACgtattttttatgaaattatttcagaaaatagttGAAAACAAGTATGTCTGTCTGTTTAACCTATTTTTTCAGCCTAAGTAACTAAGTAACAGTGGAGGGCCAGCTGGTTATAGTATTATGGAGAAAGGTTGCAGCTGGAAGGGATAGTGTTATATAAAAACGTAGTTTAGTAACGCAGTGAGAAACATTAAGTCGTATGGGTTGGATGTTTCCTGTGGAGTATTTCCTTTAGTCTTGAACCTCAGATCAGGTTTGTGTAAGGAGGTTGGATGTAGCCTCTTGCGTTAATTGTTGGCCATTTTCTTGGGAAACTGAGAAAGAAGTGGTCATTAAAGAGTGTAGTTCCTGGGCAGCCACATCGAAGGTCTAAATTAGAGAAATTCATGGGAGAGTGGATGTGAAGAATTTAAATTCGTTTGTCTGAGATGAGCTGGTTGTGCTGATGGGGTCTCCTTGGGGAATGAGAGGAAGGAAACctgttctgtttggttttgctcttttttcccctctgctagCTTTATGCAAATCTCtcattgttttattaaaatgttagaCAAACTGAGAAAGCTTGTTGTGGGGGATCTTTTTCTGGACGCAATGCATACTTTTTTAGCTTGCAAGCATAAAAGGAATGCTTTTGTGGGAGTAACGAGTGGAAAGATGAAGCTTAGACTGGAATGGCTGCATTATTGTTCAGTATAACATTCACATTTCTGAACACTAGTATCTAAATGCTACTACTTTGATCATGGAGGTGGCACTTGCATCAagctttcttcattttgtaGTGTAGTATCCTCTTTGATATGGGTAAGTACTTTGAGGTTGGAAATGTTTTACTAGTgcactttgttttcaaaacagtatttcatgaACCTGTTTTGaattgaaaaaatacagttctgagAAGTATTGCCAAATGAACATTGCTAACTAGAGTGTATTGGAATGGTGAAGTAATACATTCAGCTaagttcaaataaaaattttaaatacttttcataTTCTGGGTTTATGGCAGTGAGCTTTTCTGTAATGCAGGCTtggcacagctggaaaagcagcttctgTGTGCCTCGTCATTGCATTTCCTAAGGCTGGAGCTATGGGTAGTATCTTTGAGACTTTACTGAATCCTAAAGAAAAGAAGGGCTTTGTAACAAGAGAGCTGAGGCTGTTCCTTTGTGTGTTTTCCAATTTGCAAGGACTCCCAGGGTACTACCTGGACTGTAAATAGTTCCGCAggtgctttttttaatcttgattaagaaggggaagaagaacTTAGGCGTTTGCTTATAATGCTCCCAGTAAAACATTCTACTGGTACCGAACCGTATGGCTCAAGTGCAGGACATCCTAACATTGTGAAATAAAAGACTTTAGATCCAAGTTTTAAATGTGCATTAACTACCTGGAAGAGTGAAGTTACTGAACTTCTCAGTGTTCAGAGACTGTATCTATCCTTAAGTATATATCCTTAAGTTGTGAGAGTTTTTTGTTGGGTATGAAACAAAGCTAATTTCCTATTATATATGATTGTGCTGGGAAATAAACCATGGCCGTTTTTTAAACAGTCTTGACCAAAGCTACAGTGAGGGGCAATCCATAGAGAAGAGAGAGATCAGATTGTTTCAAAAGACTACTTTTCTATGAGTCTTCGTTATGGAACTCCCCAGGCTTTGTattaaatgactttttttttcataggtttaaaaacaaaaagtaagagtagtgatgttttttttattcctctaagtctgcattactgcttttccagctggtgAGCTTTGTTTGAAATTCCTTGAATGAGGGGAATGTTGCATGATGatttaggaaattaattttacttcgGTGACTAGTCTGTTAACGTTAGTGAGTTCTTAGAGAATATACTTATtggcagttttgtttgtttctaaatcAAGAGATGTGTGGGTGGAGTGAGAACTAGGCGCTTACATCTTACATGCTGCAGAGTTCTGATAGTTTTTGTTCAACAAGGGTGGGGTTTTCTGTGGTTTACCTGTTTATAAATGGTTTATTCATTTGCTTTCCAACTCGACATATGCTCTGTTTAGATTGTGGATGGTCTGCGCAGGAGAATAAGGAACTCCTTATTACTGTGATGTGTaggcatattttaaaaacaacatcATTTGCCTTAATGCTGTTGGAAATGAGAGTTCTATTTAATGTTGTAATCCTTTTTAAATATAGTGTGTTTTGGTATTCTAACATAAAACTGttcataacagatttttttgctcTGTCTCCTTTTTAAGAACTTGAGAATCTAAGTGATGCTCCATTTTCCGGTGATGAAGAAAATGGGGTCTCTGGGGAACAAAAgactgaaatcaatggaaattGGATTCCTGCAACTTCAATTACTGAAGCCAAAATAAATGCTAAAGCAAAGAGGCGCTTGAGGAAAAATTCTTCTAGAGATTCTGGGAGAGGAGACTCTGTTAGTGACAATGGAGAGACGCTGAAGATTGGTGGTGTACCGACGAGCCCCAAGGGGAAGCTCCTGGACAGGCGATCCCGGTCTGGAAAGGGAAGAGGTCTACCAAAGAAAGGTTGGTGTAACTTAGTGCAGAGAGTAGCATGATAAAGATTCTGTCTAAAACgtagtatatttttttttttccccactgggaATCATTTTCATAAGCTACAGTCTCTGTGCAGGCATTTGGTTCTTTGTGTTGGATAGTAGATGGCAATGGGAGCTCATAGTATGTGGCATTCTTGTCAGAAAATTTCCTGTGTGTATCAACAATTAACTTTTGTCTTTAagataaatatgttttctttggaaattagTACAAGAATTTGAACTGTTGGTGGTTCACAGGACTCTTATTAATGCAAACTTAAAGCATGGTTATGTTTGAAAGTGCAGTTTCAGCCTTCAGTAATGCATGTGTAGTTTCATACTGCTTCTAGTATCTTACTGGAAAGTGATGAAAGGACTGGTTGGTAATGTGGGAACACGTCACACAAACACACCTTTTTCAGCATATATTGTTAGAATCAGGAGGTGGGCACAAGCAGTGATACATTACCCTTAAGTGAAAGAATGTTGGGTTGAACTCGGAAGTATTCTTTGTGAACTGGCGTTCGTACTTACTGCCCCATATTTTACCAGGTGGAGCGGGTGGTAAAGGAGTCTGGGGAACACCAGGCCAAGTGTATGATGTGGAAGAAGTAGATATTAAGGATCCTAATTATGATGATGATCAGGTaggcaaataatttcttcatgatgggttttatttcctttattgaTTTCAATTGCTGTGATGCTGATACTAATAGAAGTTTAACCTTGTCAGTTATGTGAATATCAGTCTGGCTGTACTAAGTGCTCATTTTTATGTTCAAGAGCGGATTATTGGCTAGAGACAACTGGTGTGGAAGTATCGTAGTGTAATCTTAGCCCTATTTCTGTGCCTGACTAGGCAGGACCCCTTTCCCAAGTGTGTTCTTTACTGCTGGTTCCCATGGCGGAGAATGTTGCAGTGCTGCTCTATATTGCAAACAGGTACCATGATAAAAACAACACAGACTTTATCAAGTCAGGAGTTTAGTAGGGGACGGTATCCTTTatggatttttctcttccctgtatTCACAACCCTTCCAGTGTCTTGTATCTACTTAGTATAAATGCTTCAAACTAGTGCAAAGTCGATAGCCTTGGATATTTTGTTTATGCGTATTTTGAGTATGTTGTGGAAGATTGTATCTTACAGCCGTgcttggtggggtggggaggtaAAGCTCATTGGGCAAAGGGTGCTTTATAACATTAAATCACTGAGGAAAGGGAACACATTACCAATGCAGATTTCCAAGTCTCTGAGATCAATACAATTGTGAGACCATAAGTAAATACTGTATAACATAAGCAGAGTGATGGTGGTGTCCTTTGAGCAGAGGCTGTTTGCTGTAGCTGCTGAGACAGTGGTATGTGGGAATATCAAAACCTTCTTCCAGTAtcagtttttttccctgcaattCAGTGCTTCGCGTTAACAGAGCTagctattaaaaatgaaactgagtGCATAAAGGAAAGTTTAATGAAGAGGAATATTCTGTGGAACTTTTGTATGCTTAGCTTTTCTAAGGTTGTAAATGGGGACTGATATGACTAGGCTTCTGGACTTCTGCTATACTTATTGATCATGGAAAGCTTCTTTCCAAAAAGCATTAGTTGAAAAACTTCTTTGTTCGGATTTCTGTGCCCTGTAGTATTGCTCTGAATGTTACTTCTGTAGTCTGCGAGGAGTAGGGAACTGAATTCCAGCAGGGAGATCTGGTTGTGCTAGAACTCTGCAGGACCAGGTTATATAGGAGGCTGTTGCTGTgtgattcttttttccccttagggAACATATTTGCTCACAAATATTCTGTAAATGTCTTCTCTGATTTTACGTGCTATGGCCTGTCTGGTCCCGCAGTCACtaaggaagaggaaaaccaggCAGGCTTGCTGTTGGGGACTGGAGTGCCACTTGCAGGGAGAGGTGCTGGAAGTTAAATCTTGTGCTGTGGCATAGCTaactgctgggctgggacaggggtTTCTGTTGCTGTCGCATCAGTACGTAGGCATTTGATCTCTGGGTTCATGTGGTATCAGCAGAATCCTTGGAACAGATTGGAGTGTTTGCCATTGTTCAACAGTAAATTCAGCCTTTCAGTTGAATTCAGCTATAATTCAAAATATAAGAAAGCATGACACTTAGCCAGTGTTGTCCACATTTTAATGGTAGAGACATAATCCGTTGTCTGGCAGAATACTGACTACCAAGACTAAAGAAATAAGGATTTAGAAGACGCATTTTGATGCTATTAGCACTGCATAAGATGTAAGAAGAGACATTACTATTTACAAAAGGGTATCTGCTTGTGTTGCCTTTTAAAATAGGAGAACTGTGTCTATGAAACAGTAGTTTTACCTCTGGATGAAAGAGCATTTGAAAAAACTTTAACACCAATCATACAGGAGTATTTTGAACACGGAGATACTAATGAAGTTTCGGTATGTTGCATGCCTTTTTACTACTTTATTTTAGAGGGCAACCTGTAGCATACATGGGAATCCAAATGCTAGTTTTAAATGAGCGTATAGAGATGTTGGCAAGAAATGTGCAATAAGAATACCTAAGCAGTTATATTCGTTACATGAGCAGAAGCTTATatgcaaatacataaatacatgcatataaatatttatatatttgtaatatatttgtataaaatgtatttatagaatTAAAATTAGGAAATCTtaatctgttctgtttttcaaatcttATGTAGGAGATGCTGAAGAATTTAAACCTTGgtgaaatgaaatacagtgtGCCAGTGCTGGCTGTTTCCTTGGCATTAGAGGGGAAGGCTAGTCACCGGGAAATGACATCTAAGCTTATCTCTGACCTTTGTGGGACAGTAGTAAGCAAAACTGATGTGGAAAAATCGTTTGATAGGTTGCTTAAAGAACTGCCTGAATTGGCGTTGGATTCTCCCAGGGCACCACAGGTATATATGTAAAGTTTTatgctagcaaaaaaaaaaaaaaaaagctttttcttttgtggctAATCCTGATCCAGTAAACTGAAATAGACTCTGTATTTTGAAGAATATCAGTGGATTGCCTTACTGTTTGTAACCCCCTGCCAATTTCCCAGGCTGTTTTTACTTTGAGATGGCTACTTTGAATAAAATCTGACAACCAAGCACATTGTGTAATAGTCTACTTAGAACTACTTTGAAAttcacatttaattaaaaatgcttgttttgttGCAGTTGGTTGGCCAGTTTATTGCTAGAGCTGTTGGAGATGGGATTCTAAGCAGTACCTACATAGATGGCTACAAAGGCACTGTGGATTGTGTCCAAGCTCGGTaactttcttgctttctgtatAGCTGCAGTTTTTTATTCCAGGTGCCAAAAACGATGGCCAGGAATTTAGAACTTAAGGATAAATCATGTGATTCTCtaacttctaatttttttcatttaaaatgataaaaaagaaacccacaaaatttGCAACTAACAATAAAATCCAGAATGACTCAGGTCAGaggagaaagactgaaaatgcctgaaaaatgtattaatacaTTTGAGCTCAGTTTGTCAGGTTTGTTGTCCAGCTTATGTGTGAGGGTGAAAATAAAATGACCTGAAATAAGAAGTGATTATAAAAGGTTTTGTCTTTAGAAGAAGCTTTAATGTGATTAATGAGTAAATATAGCATCAGGACAGCTGTTGTAAATGTTGTGAAATACACAAGGGATTAACTGGTTTGCCTTATAAAGCTAGTGCAGTGCTTTCCCAAACTTTCTCTGTAACGCTGTATTCATCAAGAAGTATAATTATTTTCCATGTCAGGGTGAGAAGTTTGAAGGAGCAATGTCTGGCAAAGAGGGACATTTTAATAACTAgtcatgttttattatttttttcccccattaagTGTATGTTTAAGGCTTGATAGAGAGGTGCTAAACTCTTGTAGCTTCTAAACATTCCATTTGTAATGATTATATAGTTGGGTACTTCTAGGAGGAAGGGAAATGTTTAGCTGCCTAACTTGAGGGTTCAAATTGTGAAAATTGTCTGTCAGTTATACAACTGTGGCCTGTGATTTGAAGGATTGTAGCCTGCATAGTGCACATCTGGGAtgctttgctgcctttgctATTTCTTGGCcagtcttttctgtttgttaaatCTTGGTGAATAGTTACTGTTATTGGCTAGCCCCCAGTATGAGAATCGGGATAACTGTTCCTTCTTTAGCTGGATGGTGCTTAACTGgatctgggattttttttttgtcaccttACTTCCTTTTTCATTCAGTTCTCAATGGACTG
Encoded proteins:
- the PDCD4 gene encoding programmed cell death protein 4 isoform X2, with product MEVEKEHIYVTPTELENLSDAPFSGDEENGVSGEQKTEINGNWIPATSITEAKINAKAKRRLRKNSSRDSGRGDSVSDNGETLKIGGVPTSPKGKLLDRRSRSGKGRGLPKKGGAGGKGVWGTPGQVYDVEEVDIKDPNYDDDQEMLKNLNLGEMKYSVPVLAVSLALEGKASHREMTSKLISDLCGTVVSKTDVEKSFDRLLKELPELALDSPRAPQLVGQFIARAVGDGILSSTYIDGYKGTVDCVQARAALDRATVLLSMTKGGKRIDNVWGSGGGQQSVKHLVKEIDMLLKEYLLSGDVLEAERCLQELEVPHFHHELVYEAVVMVLESTGEKTFKMILDLLKSLWRSSVITVDQMKRGYERVYCEIPDINLDVPHSYSVLERFVEECFQAGIISKPLRDLCPSRGRKRFVSEGDGGRLKLESY
- the PDCD4 gene encoding programmed cell death protein 4 isoform X1, translated to MEVEKEHIYVTPTELENLSDAPFSGDEENGVSGEQKTEINGNWIPATSITEAKINAKAKRRLRKNSSRDSGRGDSVSDNGETLKIGGVPTSPKGKLLDRRSRSGKGRGLPKKGGAGGKGVWGTPGQVYDVEEVDIKDPNYDDDQENCVYETVVLPLDERAFEKTLTPIIQEYFEHGDTNEVSEMLKNLNLGEMKYSVPVLAVSLALEGKASHREMTSKLISDLCGTVVSKTDVEKSFDRLLKELPELALDSPRAPQLVGQFIARAVGDGILSSTYIDGYKGTVDCVQARAALDRATVLLSMTKGGKRIDNVWGSGGGQQSVKHLVKEIDMLLKEYLLSGDVLEAERCLQELEVPHFHHELVYEAVVMVLESTGEKTFKMILDLLKSLWRSSVITVDQMKRGYERVYCEIPDINLDVPHSYSVLERFVEECFQAGIISKPLRDLCPSRGRKRFVSEGDGGRLKLESY